The stretch of DNA GCACCAAATTTCTTAACTCACCCACCCGAGCTTCTTTTTGCTCCAACAAACGAAGTGCCGAGCACACTACTTCATTAACCGAGCTATAACGCCCATCAGCAATCATCCGTTTCACAAAGTCGTCAAGCCTGTCATCAATATCAACGCTGATAGTTCTTAACATATACATTCCTTGCGTTACCCATTAACTACTATCACCTGATCTCAGCTTATTTTAATATTGATAGAAAAGCAGCCGTTCGCACACAGGAAACTCTAAAAATGTACTGGCAAGAAAAAATCCACTACCTCAAACAACAGTACCCTGCCCCGCAATTTAATGACCCCTTCTGGCGGGGAAAAAATGTTATCGCGACGATCATCGATACCTTCTTCAGTTTCTCTCAAGAAGATATCTATTCAAATAAACTTGATGCTGCGAAAATCAAGAACAGAGAGCTGATAAAAACCTGTTCGGTAAAAACACTCTATCAGGAAGAAATGGACAAACTGCCAGAGAATACGAACTTTTGGCTGTTATTAATGAACCCACCTATGGGTGCAGAATGCCAGATTTACGACTGCCAAAAAAACGCACTAAGAGAACTGTTATATCTCTCTTCCGGAGTGCCTGAACCACAATTTTATATCATTGATAAAAAATACCGATGGTTAGTCTTTTTTGACGTTAACCGGCAGCAGGATATTGCAGCCATCTATAAAAGTCCTTTACAGTCAAAGATATGGGACTGAACAGCCTGACTATTCCTATCTATTTTTTCTTCTTCTGTTGCCATACTTTCTTGCTATATTAATCCCAACCCCATGCTGAACAGGAAATCAGTATATGAGTAGCTCTAAAAAGTTACATGTGCAGGATGTCAAAGATCTACTACCTTTTATGACGCCGTTCCCATCCGCTGAACAGGTTTTCGCCGGTGATATTAAAACCCACCGCCGCCATCTGTTACCGCTGTTAACTCTCGACCTTGCCGCTATCAATCCTGAATGGTCTGGTAAAATTCATTTTATTAGCCCAAAAGAGCCTTATGAAGGCATGATTGGCGGCAGAACCACCGAATATCATGACTATTACAATCGGGAGAACTGGTTGGCATTTCGTCTGGAAAACGATCGCTATACCTTTCTTGGTGATTTCCGCTATTTCTATCTGGAAGGACGTGAAGACAGCGATCTTGCGGAATACTATGAAGATGGTGAACAGGGCCTTGAAAAGGCAAAAGCGTTCTATCTGCAACACGGCATGCTTAACCCCTGGGACCAGACGGATAATCCTCAGGCCTGGGTTGATGATATTGGCTCTGAGCCAGGCGTTGGAAACTGGTGTGATGGCTTCCCGCTGGAGTATGAACCAGGAAGCGACGGATATGATAACGCTTATCCATTAACTCAGGATGGTCGACGCTTTCATCTGATTGGTTGGGTAACCTCTTACTCCTATTGCGATACCGGAGCCGATGCCATTTTGCTATTTTACGACCCGGTTGAGAAGATTGCCCTGTTTACCTTTGACTGGACATAACAGGTTTAGAAAATAGCTCTGCTTTCTGATTCACATCATGCAAAAAGGCCACCCTCGCCGGTGGCCTTTAATTTCAATCAATAAACGACTATCAGAAGTTAATTCTGAATCCGATATTCGCCTTCATTGGTGACTCAATATCGCGACCCTTCACGTAATCCACTTCAGCATAAACGGATGTATGATTGTTTACCGCCAGATTCACCCCTACACCGTACTTACCCGCAGTACCGGAGTAATCATTGGTGAACTTATGGATCTCGTTGATATACACATCGTTATCAGAGATAAACTCATGCTCTGCAGCCACTTTAATGTATGGGCTCAAAATAACCTTATCGTTTAAGGCAAACTCTGCACCAAACGAAACGCCGACTTCCCCTAACAGAGATTTCTGATCGTCAATTTTAGCTTTCATACCGTTATTAAAGCGGAA from Limnobaculum xujianqingii encodes:
- a CDS encoding type II toxin-antitoxin system ParD family antitoxin translates to MLRTISVDIDDRLDDFVKRMIADGRYSSVNEVVCSALRLLEQKEARVGELRNLVLAGEESGESVLSLSDIAVRKKTGCGV